In Candidatus Tanganyikabacteria bacterium, the sequence GTGATCAAGCGCCGCGGCTCGGGCATCAACGACACGATCACGGTGCGCCGCGTGTTCCAGGGCGTCGGCGTGGAGCGGACCTTCCCGGTCCACTCGCCCCGCATCGACCGCATCGAGGTCCTGCGCAAGGGCGACGTCCGCCGGGCCAAGCTCTACTACCTCCGCGGGCTCCAGGGCAAGGCCGCCCGCATCAAGGAAAAGGCCCGCGAGAGCACCAAGGCCGCCAAGCCCGTTCCGGCCACGGTCTAGCGATTCAGGCATCCGCCCCCGCGAGGGGGCGGACGGCTGTTGGCCACCTACAGAGCAGCAGTACGGAAGACGACGGGACCGACCAGCAGTGGATCTGCCGCGCATCCAGTGGTACCCGGGGCACATCGCCAAGGCCCAGCGAACTCTCAAGGAGCGGCTCGCCGTGGTGGATCTCGTCATCGAGGTCGCCGACGCGCGGATCCCGGCTTCTTCGCGCTTCCCGGAGGCCGGGCGCCTCGTCGGCGGGAAGCCGAGCATCCTGGTACTGGCCAAGCCCGATCTGGCCGAGGCGGGCGCGACGGCCCACTGGGCCAGGACGCTGGGAGCCGTCGTGGTGGATTGCCGCACCGGCCAGGGCCTCGCCGCGGTGCGAAGGCAGCTGGTGGACCTCAAGGCGCGGGTCGACGCCAGGATGCGGACCCGCGGGCGCCTGCCGCGCGCCGCGCGCGTGATGGTGGTCGGGTTGCCCAACGTCGGCAAGTCCAGCCTGATCAATCGCCTGGCCGGACGCCGCAAGGCGCCCACTGGCGACAAGCCGGGTATCACGCGAGCGCCGGGCTGGATCCGCCTCGGCAAGGACCTGGAACTGCTCGACACTCCCGGCCTGATTTCGCCGAGGCTCGACGACGCGGTCGCCGCGTTCAAGCTCGCCCTGGTCGGCGCGGTCTCCGACGAGGCCTACGACCCGCAGGAGGTCGCCCGCACGGCCATGCGCTGGGTCGCCGAGCGGTACCCCGCGGAACTGGCTTCCTATGGCGGCGGCGGGGATCGGGACTGGTCGGCGGAGGGCGGTCTGGAGGCGCTCGCGCGGTCCCGGCACTGGCTGTCGCAAGGTCGGCCGGACGTGACCAGAGCGGCCAGGACTTTCCTGCACGATCTCCAGGATGGGGAGATCGGGCGAATGACATGGGATGTCCCGCCCAACGGCGCTGTCGAAATCGCCCCTGGCCCGGCGCGGCCGGACCGGTAGACTTCGCCGCGGCAGGACAGAAGGGAGGGGTTAGCCATGCCCAGATCCGCGTGGCTCGCGGTAGCGATGCTCGCCGCCGGGGGATGCGCCCAGCCGCCGGTCGCGGTCGAGCCGCAGCCATGGCGGCAGGTCGCGCAGTTCGGCCAGCCGCAATCGCCGCAGGCCCAGCAGCCGCAACAGCAGCAGCAGCAGGGGAGCCCGTTCCAGGACCTGGCGCGCAACCACCCGCAGTTGCGGCCCCAGATAGGCCGTCTGGAAGCCAGACTCCAGCGTCTCACCGAGTTGCAGGGCAAGGCCCTGGCCGCCGCGATGTGGAACGAGATCAAGGACAGGACCATGGACCAGGTGCGGTTGCTGCACAAGTCATGGCGCGAGCAACCCGAGCGGTTCCTCGCGCACTGGGAGACCATGCTCGGCATGGTCGAGAACCAGACCCGGCAGGCGCTCCAGGAACTGGCCGCGCAACTGCCGCCGGACATGGCGGAGCAACCCCAGGGCTCCACGCCTGGCATGTAAGTCGGGAGCGTATACTGGTGTTGGGAAAACGCCCAACACCAGTCATTCTCACGAGGACCGTCCAATGCGCATCGCGATAGGCAGCGACCATGCCGGCTACTTCCTGAAGGAAGCGCTCGAAGCCTACCTCGAGCAGGAGGGTTACGGCGTCGTGGACATGGGCTGCGATTCGCCCGATCCCGTGGACTATCCCGAGATCGCCGGCAAGGTGGCTCACGCGGTCGCCAAGGGCGAGGTCGATCGCGGCCTGCTGGTATGCGGATCGGGCATCGGCATGAGCATCGCCGCCAACAAGGTCCAGGGCGTTCGGGCCGCCCGGGTGGACGAGCCGGTCTCGGCCCGCCTGGCCCGCGAGCACAACGACGCCAACATCCTCTGCCTGGGGGCCAGGCTGGTCGGAGAGGACATGGCGCGGCAGTGCTGCGCCGCGTTCTACGCCACCGAGTTCGCGGGCGGCCGGCACCGCAAGCGCGTCGATCAGATCGCCACGATGGAGAAGGGCGCCGCCAATGTTTGAGTATCCCCACCTGCGGGCCGTGGATCCCGACATAGCCGCGATCCTCGACAAGGAACTGGATCGCCAGCGCAACGGCATCGAGCTGATCGCCAGCGAGAATTTCACGTCGCCCGCGGTGCTCGAGGCGATGGGCTCGGTCCTGACCAACAAGTACGCCGAGGGCGTGCCGCACAAGCGCTACTACGGGGGCTGCGACATCGTGGACCAGGCCGAGGACCTGGCCAACCTGCGCGCCCGGCAACTCTTCGGCGCCGACCACTGCAACTCCCAGCCGCACTCGGGCGCGCAGGCCAACGTGGCGGTGTACATGGCGTTCTTGAAGCCCGGCGACACTATTCTGGGCATGAACCTCTCGCACGGCGGCCATCTCACGCACGGCAGTCCGGTCAACTTCAGCGGCCTGATGTACCGGGTGGTGCCGTACGGCGTGGACGCCCAGACCGAGCGCATCGACTACGACGCCCTGGCCAGGCTCGCGGCGGCCGAGAGGCCCAAGCTCATCATCGCTGGGGCCTCGGCGTATCCGCGCATCCTCGATTTCCCGCGCTTCGCCCAGATCGCCGCATCCGTCGGCGCCATCCTGATGGTGGACATGGCGCACGTCGCCGGCCTGGTGGCGGCGGGGCTGCATCCCAGCCCGGTGCCGCACGCAGACGTCGTCACCACCACGACCCACAAGACGCTCCGTGGGCCCCGCGGCGGCCTCATCCTGTGCAAGGCGGAGCACGCCCAGAGGGTGGACAAGGCGGTCTTCCCCGGCTGTCAGGGCGGCCCGTTGATGCACATCATCGCCGCCAAGGCCGTCTCGCTGCATGAAGCGCTGCAGCCCGCTTTCAAGGCCTACCAGCGGCAGGTCGTGGCCAACAGCCAGGCGCTGGCGGCGGGCCTGGCCGAGGCGGGCCTCAGGCTTGTCTCCGGCGGCACAGACAACCATCTGCTGCTGGTGGACACTCGATCCGTGAATCTCACCGGCAAGGAAGCGCAGCACGCCCTCGACGAGGTCGGCATCACGGTCAACAAGAACACCATCCCCAACGATCCCCAGAGCCCGTTCGTGACGAGCGGCATCCGCATCGGCACGCCGGCCGTCACGACCCGCGGAATGGGAATCGAGCAGATGCGGGATCTGGCGCAGGCCATCGCCGGCATCCTCGCGAAGCCTGGCGACGCCGCGGCACGGGCGCAGGCGGAGCGGACGGTGGGGCGCCTGTGCGCCGAGTTCCCCCTGTACACGGCCGAAGTGGCGGCGCCGCGCGTCGCGTTGGCGGCGGATTGATCACGCTCGATAGTTCGGCGTTCGGCCCGTACGGGCCGCTCATCCTGGCATTCACGCTGCTGGCCGCCTGGCTGGCGACCGATCTGCTGATTCCATGGGTGCGACGTGCGGCCATCCGCTTCGGGACGCTGGATCCGGTCGACGCGCGCAAGGTGCACACGCAGCCGATTCCCCGCCTGGGCGGCATCGCCATCTTCCTGGGGGTCATGCTGTGCCTGGCGCTGGTCGAACTGGCGACGCCGGGCCAGTTCTTCCCGCGGCAGGGTCCCCTGGGCGGCATCCTGGCCGGCGCCGCCCTGGTGTTCCTGCTGGGCGTCGTCGACGACCTGCGGCCGCTGTCGGCCCGGGTGAAGCTCTTCGGGCAACTCGGCGCCGCCGGCCTGGCCTGGCTCCTGGGCTGCCGCATCGAGTTCCTCTCCAATCCGCAGGGGGGCCTGTGGGTGCTGCCCCTGACCGAAGGCCTGCCCCTCCTTTCCCTCGCCATCACCGTGATCTGGCTCGTGGGTATTTCCAACACCATCAACCTGATCGACGGCCTCGACGGCCTGGCGGCCGGCGTCTCGCTGATCGGGGGCCTGACGCTGGCCATCATCGCCCTGGAGACCAACCAGCCCATGAGCGCGGTGATCGCCCTGGCCGTCGTGGGCGCGACCATCGGTTTCCTGCGCTACAACTTCAATCCGGCCAAGATCTTCATGGGCGACGGCGGCAGCCTGTTCCTGGGTTTCATCCTGGCGGCCATCTCCATCCTGGGCGTGCTCAAGCTCGTGACCGCGGTCACGCTGCTGTTGCCGCTGCTGATCCTCGGCGTGCCGATCTTCGACACGGCCTTCGCGATCGTCCGGCGGCTCTGGAACCGCCGCCCCATCTTCTCCCCCGACCGGGGCCACCTGCACCATCGCCTCCTGTCGGCGGGCCTGTCCCACCGCAACGCCGTGATCATGATCTACGGGTTCAGCCTGCTGCTGGCGGGCACGGCCCTCGTGCTGCTCCACGTGCAGGGCGCGCTGCCCATGTTCATGGCGGCCGCACTGTTCCTCGCCTGGGGCATCGCCAGCGTGTTCCTGGCTCGCGCCCACGCCCCGGTCGAGGCGGCCGAACCGGCGCCGGGACCGGCGCCGGCCGCCACCGCCGAACCGCGATGAAGATTCCCGTGGTCCTGTCGGTCTTCGGGACCAGGCCCGAGGCCGTGAAGATGGCGCCCCTGGTCAAGGCGCTCTCGGCGCGGGACGATCTGGTCGCGATGGTCGCCGTCACCGCGCAGCATCGCCAGATGCTCGACCAGGTCCTGGACCTTTTCCGCAT encodes:
- the rplS gene encoding 50S ribosomal protein L19, with the protein product MSRLNARQIIEDIEQAHIKSNLPAIAPGDTVKVFAKIVEGGKERIQAYEGVVIKRRGSGINDTITVRRVFQGVGVERTFPVHSPRIDRIEVLRKGDVRRAKLYYLRGLQGKAARIKEKARESTKAAKPVPATV
- the ylqF gene encoding ribosome biogenesis GTPase YlqF; protein product: MDLPRIQWYPGHIAKAQRTLKERLAVVDLVIEVADARIPASSRFPEAGRLVGGKPSILVLAKPDLAEAGATAHWARTLGAVVVDCRTGQGLAAVRRQLVDLKARVDARMRTRGRLPRAARVMVVGLPNVGKSSLINRLAGRRKAPTGDKPGITRAPGWIRLGKDLELLDTPGLISPRLDDAVAAFKLALVGAVSDEAYDPQEVARTAMRWVAERYPAELASYGGGGDRDWSAEGGLEALARSRHWLSQGRPDVTRAARTFLHDLQDGEIGRMTWDVPPNGAVEIAPGPARPDR
- the rpiB gene encoding ribose 5-phosphate isomerase B — translated: MRIAIGSDHAGYFLKEALEAYLEQEGYGVVDMGCDSPDPVDYPEIAGKVAHAVAKGEVDRGLLVCGSGIGMSIAANKVQGVRAARVDEPVSARLAREHNDANILCLGARLVGEDMARQCCAAFYATEFAGGRHRKRVDQIATMEKGAANV
- a CDS encoding serine hydroxymethyltransferase, whose protein sequence is MFEYPHLRAVDPDIAAILDKELDRQRNGIELIASENFTSPAVLEAMGSVLTNKYAEGVPHKRYYGGCDIVDQAEDLANLRARQLFGADHCNSQPHSGAQANVAVYMAFLKPGDTILGMNLSHGGHLTHGSPVNFSGLMYRVVPYGVDAQTERIDYDALARLAAAERPKLIIAGASAYPRILDFPRFAQIAASVGAILMVDMAHVAGLVAAGLHPSPVPHADVVTTTTHKTLRGPRGGLILCKAEHAQRVDKAVFPGCQGGPLMHIIAAKAVSLHEALQPAFKAYQRQVVANSQALAAGLAEAGLRLVSGGTDNHLLLVDTRSVNLTGKEAQHALDEVGITVNKNTIPNDPQSPFVTSGIRIGTPAVTTRGMGIEQMRDLAQAIAGILAKPGDAAARAQAERTVGRLCAEFPLYTAEVAAPRVALAAD
- a CDS encoding undecaprenyl/decaprenyl-phosphate alpha-N-acetylglucosaminyl 1-phosphate transferase, giving the protein MITLDSSAFGPYGPLILAFTLLAAWLATDLLIPWVRRAAIRFGTLDPVDARKVHTQPIPRLGGIAIFLGVMLCLALVELATPGQFFPRQGPLGGILAGAALVFLLGVVDDLRPLSARVKLFGQLGAAGLAWLLGCRIEFLSNPQGGLWVLPLTEGLPLLSLAITVIWLVGISNTINLIDGLDGLAAGVSLIGGLTLAIIALETNQPMSAVIALAVVGATIGFLRYNFNPAKIFMGDGGSLFLGFILAAISILGVLKLVTAVTLLLPLLILGVPIFDTAFAIVRRLWNRRPIFSPDRGHLHHRLLSAGLSHRNAVIMIYGFSLLLAGTALVLLHVQGALPMFMAAALFLAWGIASVFLARAHAPVEAAEPAPGPAPAATAEPR